A region from the Candidatus Electrothrix scaldis genome encodes:
- a CDS encoding PqiA/YebS family transporter subunit — protein MSATTDQFIICPGCDLLLEPIEATATHTAVCPRCRRRLHRKRPDSIRRTLVLSLTGLLLYLPANFAPLLTFNILGTTTQSSLFQSALSLFDQGEYLVCVLVMLTGLIFPFATLGLLFGVSAGLFLGWQQKWMRDFLAWYHHLTEWAMTDIYLIAIFITIIKMNHTASIDFNQGFFCFIGLVATTVAAQASFDPSLFWGKLDKEASNGGKEETKISFDNKARTGREAGLILCPTCHKIIPQATLIEGERNSCPRCAEALHLRKKNSVDRSWALIVTALLLTLPANLLPIMSVSSLSNAGESTIIDGIILFFKEGSYGIGLVILTASVLVPLFKITGMALILVSIHNQWATWLRHKALMFRFIQFIGRWSMLDIFVIALLCALMRFGSLSSVDTAPAALYFSAVVLCTMFAAISFDPRLLWDSAEEGATKKATSPNQ, from the coding sequence ATGTCGGCGACAACTGATCAATTCATCATCTGCCCAGGCTGTGATCTTCTCCTGGAACCAATTGAGGCAACAGCCACTCACACTGCGGTTTGTCCCCGTTGCCGACGCCGCCTGCATCGAAAACGCCCGGACTCCATTCGGAGGACGCTGGTCCTCTCCCTCACTGGGTTGCTCCTCTATCTGCCAGCTAACTTCGCCCCTCTGCTGACCTTTAATATCCTGGGAACAACAACACAGAGCTCCTTATTTCAGAGCGCGTTGAGTTTGTTTGATCAGGGAGAGTATTTGGTTTGCGTCCTGGTCATGCTGACAGGTCTGATATTTCCGTTCGCAACGCTGGGGCTCCTCTTTGGAGTGTCAGCCGGACTTTTCCTCGGTTGGCAACAAAAATGGATGCGGGATTTCCTGGCCTGGTACCATCATCTGACTGAATGGGCGATGACGGATATCTACCTGATCGCCATTTTCATCACCATTATCAAGATGAACCATACTGCGTCCATAGACTTTAATCAGGGATTTTTCTGCTTTATCGGCCTGGTGGCAACAACCGTGGCTGCCCAGGCCTCGTTCGACCCAAGCCTGTTCTGGGGAAAGCTGGATAAAGAGGCAAGCAACGGGGGCAAGGAGGAAACGAAGATTTCCTTTGATAATAAAGCGCGAACCGGTAGAGAAGCAGGCCTTATTCTCTGCCCCACCTGTCACAAAATCATTCCTCAGGCCACACTAATTGAGGGGGAAAGAAACTCCTGTCCCCGTTGTGCAGAGGCCCTCCATCTTCGCAAAAAGAATAGTGTGGACCGCTCCTGGGCCCTGATAGTCACGGCCCTGCTCCTCACCCTGCCAGCCAACTTACTCCCTATTATGTCGGTCTCATCCTTAAGCAACGCAGGCGAGAGTACTATCATTGACGGGATTATCCTGTTTTTTAAGGAAGGCTCCTACGGTATCGGACTTGTTATTCTGACGGCTTCCGTCCTGGTCCCCCTGTTCAAGATAACAGGCATGGCCCTGATCCTGGTCTCTATCCATAATCAGTGGGCAACCTGGCTTCGCCATAAGGCGCTGATGTTTCGTTTTATCCAGTTCATTGGTCGCTGGTCCATGCTGGATATTTTTGTCATCGCCCTGCTCTGCGCTCTGATGCGCTTCGGCAGCCTCTCTTCCGTGGACACCGCACCGGCAGCTCTCTATTTCAGCGCGGTGGTCCTCTGCACCATGTTTGCCGCTATCAGCTTTGATCCGCGTTTGCTCTGGGACAGCGCTGAGGAAGGCGCTACAAAGAAGGCCACCTCGCCAAATCAATAA